The following DNA comes from Nicotiana sylvestris chromosome 10, ASM39365v2, whole genome shotgun sequence.
caaaatagcagaaataaacttggggaaagcaattaataggggatcgaggcataaattctaaaaacgaccggtcgggtcattacaggtTATCCCAACCTTAGAGTCAGTGGCAATTAAAGAGAATATGGCACTGCACCTTCGCGTGCTGGAAATGTAGGATGCCTGGTCCAATGGTAGAGAACCGCCAAGTGCCATACCCAGCTTCCCCGAGCTACTTCCCAGAGCAAGTGGAAATTCTAATGTCCCGATAAATTACCCGAATACCCCACTTGGATACCCCACCATCTCAGCTCACTTCACCGGAgcaccttctgaggttcgcctCCAGGTAGTTTCGGGAGTGGCCTCCAACATATTTACCACACCACCAACCTCGGCCGCATTACAGCCAACTGTGCCCAGTCTAAGCTTTGATCTATCATCTTTCACTTTCCAAGTACCATCTTTTCCACCAGAACCTACTCATTTCACCACCAACTCTTACCCTCAACAACCCGGTACGAGTTTACCGCGGGATAGGAGAAGGCTACAAAGAaccccgagcaagaggaaattaCCCAAAAAATGAGGAGCATGGAACAGAGCCTTAAGAATATACAAGGCTTAAGCAGAGAAAAGAGCGTATCCTACactgatctatgtatgttcccatATGTCCATTTGCCCCTGGGTTTCAAGATCCCAAAGTTcgaaaagtatgacgggcacggagatgccatagcccacctcaagagATATTGGAACCAATTAAGAGGGGTAGGCGGAAAAGAAGagctcctaatggcttatttcggagagagtctagttggcattgcatttgagtggtacatggatcaggacatatctcattggcacatttgggatgatctggctcgagattttgtcaggcagtttcagtaTAACATAGACATAGCTCATGACAGGAATTCTCTgtcgaatctcaagaagaagtcaTTGGAAagtttccgagaatatgctgTTAAATGGCACGAACAAGCGGCCAGTGTCAAGCCCCCGATGGATGAAACGGAAATGGTTAGTGTTTTTCTACAAGCccaagtctctcctgaatcaccttaaccttctctaaagcatcttgaaccaaatctgtgcccaGTAACCTGgtctcacctggctcaaaccaacccaccggagatctacaccgcctgccatataaagcctcatacggtgccatctgaatgctggactgatagctgttattgtaagcaaactccgccaatggaaagaactgatcccacgaccccccaaactcaatcacacatgcatggagcatatcctcaagaatctgaatagtgcgctcggactgtccgtccgtctgagggtgaaatgctgtgctcaactccacccgagtacccaactcctgctaaacggccctccaaaaccgtgatgtaaactgagttcctttatctgaaataatggaaactggtataccatgcagatgaacaacctcccggatataaatctctgcctattgttccgaagaataagtagtacacataggaatgaaatgagcggacttggtcagccgatccacaatcacccaaatagcatcaaacttcttcaaagtccgtgggagtccaactacaaagtccatggtgatccactcccacttccactctagaatctctatctgctgaagcaacccacctggtctatgatgctcatacttcacctgctgacagttgagacaccgagctacgaatcccactatatctttcttcatctgcctccaccagtagtgctgcctcaaatcctgatacatcttcgcggcacccggatgaatggaataccgcgagctatgggcctcatctagaatcaactcttgaagcccatccacattgggtacacaaacccgaccttgcatcctcaataccccatcatcaccaatagtcacatccctagcatctccgtgctgaaccttgtcctggAGGACAGACAAATAaaggtcatcatactgccgctccctgatacgatcaaataaagaagaccgagaaactacgcaagctagaacccgactgggctccgaaagatctaacctcacaaattggctagctaaggcctgaatatccatcgccataggcctcctgatgctggtaaatatgccaaactccccaaactctctgcccgacgactcaaggtgccagccaccacattggccttgcccgagtgatacaaaatagtgatgtcataatccttcagcagctctaaccacctcatctggcgcaaattaagatccttctgcttgaacagatgctgcaaactatGATGATCGGTATAAATCTCATAAGGTAcgccgtacaaataatgacgccaaatctttaaggcgtgaacaatagcagctaactcaagatcgtgaatagggtaattcttctcatgtatcttcaactgtctgggtgcgtaggcaatcaccctaccatcctacatcaacacctcTCCGAGGCcgaccctcgaggcatcacaatagactgtataagaccccgaacctataggcagtatcaaaattgaggctgtggtcaaagctgtcttgagcttctgaaagctcgcctcacactcctttgtccactgaaatggagcacccttctgggtcaatctagtcataggggctgcaatcgatgaaaacccctccacaaaacgacggtagtagccagccaaaccaaggaaactgcggatctcggtagctgatgATGGCCTGGGCCAACTTTTCacagcctctatcttcttcggatccacctgaataccctcactcgatactacgtggcctaagaatgccactgaatccaaccaaaactcacatttcaagaactttgcatataacctcttctctcttagagtctgaagcacaatcctcaaatgctgctcatgatctttccgactccgggaatataccagaatgtcatcaataaagacaataacaaaagagtcaagatatggccggaatacactgtgcatcaggtgcataaaggctgctagggcattggtcagcccaaatgacataacaagaaatgcataatgaccataccgagtcctgaaagcagtcttcgggatatttggctcccgaatattcaactgatgataacctgagcgcaaatcaatcttggaaaacacccgtgcaccctgaagctggtcaaatagattatcaatacgaggcaaaggataacggttcttcactgtaactttgttcaactggtgatagtcAATACACaaacgcatagaaccatcatttttcttcacaaacaagacaggagcaccccaaggtgaaacactgggtcgaataaaacccttatcaagaaatttaTATAAccgatccttcaactccttcaactcaggaggagccatacgatacggaggaatagaaataggctgagtgtctggcaatagatcaatgccaaaatcaatatctctatcaggcggcatgcctggaagatcagctagaaacacaatCGGGAaagtcccgtactactggaactgaatcaactgaaggagtatcaatactgacgtctctcacataagctaaatatgcgtcacaccccttctcaaccatacgctgagctttaagaaaggaaataactctactgggagtgtaatctaaaacacccctccactcaacacacggtatacctggcatagccagcgtcacgtttttggcatgacaatcaagaatagcataatggggtgacaaccagtccatgcccaagataatatcaaaatcaaccatgctgagtaataatAGATCGGATCTGGtcttaaaaccactaagagcaaccaaacacgactgataaatgcggtccacagcaagagaatctcccacaggagtagaaacataaataggggcaCTCAATGAATCCCGAGATATACCCAAATGGAGAATAgtaagaggacacataagaataagtagagcctggatcgaatagaaccgatgcctctctatgacaaactagtatagtacctatgatgacagaatcggaggcaacaacctcggtatgggtaggaagggcatagtatctagcctggcctccccctctagggagacctctacctccctaacctccacctctagctggctgagcaggtagggtagcagctggagctgtaatcatagcctgagaattttgcggggcacgctgtggctaagaaatctgtggaggtgcaccacTCCCatgtctagggcaatccctcaccacatgacaggtgtcaccacactcaaaacaagccctGGGAGTACGTAgtagctgtgactggctcgggccaggtctactggactgacctctaaaagcaccccgccaaggaggcgcgctagaaatcaGAGGTGCATAGTAAGACTCCTGAGATAtgggaggagctggagcactgctggctactagaagagctgaatgaacggggcgactcatataacccctaccatggcgACCTGAAGCTGGGGTACGGACACTAGAATAatagcccgactctcgagacctcttggcctccctctcctctctctctctggtATGCATACCCTCAATACTTTTAGCAACgttcaccacctgctgataagaaatatccatctccaactcgcaagccatgctagatctaatgctgggaataaggccctcaataaactggtgaaccctctcgcggacagtagcaaccaaagctggtgcatgcctagccaaactggtgtaacgaaCAACATAATCTGAAAccgtcatagcaccctggcgcaaatgctcaaactccgcacgccatgcatccctaaggctttgaggaacatactctcttaggaacaaatccgaaaactgagcccaagtcagtgaagcagccgcATCTGGACTATCTAACTTATAGGTGCGCCACCAATCATAGGCGGCCCCTCGAAGCTGGAatgtagtgaaagaaaccccccttgatcctgagatacccatagtgcggagaatACGATGGAACTTATCCagaatcccagagcatcatctgatgctaaaccaCTAAAAATAggaggcttatacttcttgaacctctcaagtctccgctgctcatcctctaaaaCAACTGCCCTGTCCTCGAGTCAAACTGGCACTGCAGACGGTACAAGAATAGCCTCTGGGatctgatcaacatgcactcgctgctcggGAGTGCAGGcgacgggagtctgtgctcctcccccagcccgggatgtggctgcaacaaggggaagcaaccctgcctgagccaaagtggtgtacatgctcatgaactgtgccagagtctcctgaagtgctggaatGGTAGtggtagtaggcgtatcaggcgCCTAGACTCCGGTTGGAActgttggtggtacctcggtggcagctcgcgcaagtgctctggctgcaccatgtgtgtgtccttggcctctaccccggccccggcctttgacggctgcagtagggggcacgggtgcctgatcatctcgggtagcacgtatcctcaccatctgtgagagaatagaagatagaagtttaggaatgtgatgtcaaaaatctcgcacgaccggaaaatcaaatgaagtggaattttcctaacggttacatagcctctcgtagataagtatagacatctTTGTaacgatcagcgagactctaataaatcggcttgtgatccatgactcctatgaacctagagctctgataccaacttttcatgaccccggttcgccctcagtgaaccatcatgatggcacctagtctctacgactaggtaagcttaaaCTTGcgaaagtaaaacaatttaaaacagaaataaggcaataaaagtattaaatgtgccgctcggcatacaccatatttatagAGATCTTAAAACCAAcatctaaatccaagacccagaaaccaacgaatcacaagctaagaagtagtacatagctctaactctggaatgtctaaATAGAACAAATAATACAGAAGGGATAAATACTAAAACGGGAacagaaagggactccttggtctgcggacccgatagatatacctcgaagtctctatagCAATCGCCTCCCTCAGGGATGGTAGGCccgagtagcggtacctggatctgcacatgaaaaacatgcgcagaaagggcataagtacaccacagcagtactcagtaagtgccaagcctaacctcggttgagtagtgacgaggaaggtcaggatcCTACTGAGATACAATAAGATATAAAGTATGACAAGGTAAGATAAGTAATTCAGTTGCAACCAGCAATAAAAATTTTGATACGAGATAGTAAGGAAATGCAATAACCAAAACAGAGGCTAAAACAATCACTAGGataataatcggggatctcttggtatcctcattaTACATTAGGGATCTCTTgttatcccgaagatctcttggtatcctcatttttttatactagggatctcttggtatcccgaggatctcttggtatccttattatactagagatctcttggtatcccgatgatctcttggtatcctcattaTATACTTGTTCAATAtgtgtgcagggggaatctcccggaataAAATCCGTAGTcgcaaagtaaacacacagcatcaacacgaagaatacacaaTTACAGTCAAGTTTCATatcaaggtaaaacaggtatttcaagcctagcatgttgcacataatccaaatgaGGCATTTCGAGCAAGTAaatttattaagtcaattagacatgcttctctagaataacaacaggcttaaattccAAGTAGTGTAaacaaaaagggaagaaaatacaATTAAGGCTAAttttaatgaaaataggattttcaacaattagcacaagtacgcgcCCGTAACCTCAcctacaaggcatttcaattaccactaTTCCAATCCTAAGGGGAGAGTCCCccgcacaaggttagacaagccacttacctcgaaccggctcacaatcaatccgaaaccacgttcttgccatgagtattcGACTTCCAATGGCCCAAATCTACTCaattaaatttcataatgtaaataacacttcaattaactgattctacaattaaaatctaagctaatacgcaaaattatgtgaaatgaccaaaatgcccctcgggcccacgtctcggaatctgacGAAACTTACAAAATCTGATAACCCATTCTGATACAAGTTCAACCGTACAAAAATTATCAAGTTCCGACATCGTATTGGCTTTCAATCGTATTTTTTTCGTTTTTGGAAGATTTggtaaaaatctgatttttttcttCCATAAATTCATGATGTAAATAAGTATGGAATCATGATCTATAAAGAATTTATGATAAAGAACACTTACCTCATTCAAATTTGTGAAAGTCCCTCTGAAAATCGCCAAAACAGAGCTCCCCCAActctatttttgtcaaaaatggCCAAACCCCCCGTTTTATAACGTTTTACGATTCGGGCGCCACAGGTGGCTCCGGGCGATGGTTCCAGTAGCCAAAAATAATTTTGGCGCCATGGATGGCACCCCGCGCTACCTTGGGCATTGGCGATGGGAAATTATTTTTCCCCGACACGAAAATGGGCATAACTCAGTCATACGATGTCCGAATTTGACGATTCTTTTGCTATGGATCCGAAAtttcgatacggatctaatgcttcaatcaaaactgaatttggagctcatttgcttaatgtgtTACTACTTATTCTTGAAGAACGACACCGAAACATTCTTGAAATGCCCAAGTTAAACTCCAATGACCATACAaactccacccgaggccctcgggacctcgaccaaatatatcaacaagtcctaaaatgtCATGCGGATTTACTCGGAATTTTAAATCGTGCCAAGCAACATCAAAACTACAATTCACTCCTTAATTCGGACTTATGagtttcaaacttttccttttaCAAAGCgcgtgccgaaacatatcaaatgaaTCCGggatgacttcaaattttgcacacaagtcataaatgacataatggagttgttccaattttcagaatcagattccgaccccgatatcaaaaagtcaactctcggtcaaactttccaaaaatcttctatttccctactttcgccaaaatgcgctgAATTATCCTACGGGCTTCCAAATCCGAATATGCGCATAAGTCCAAATCATCGTATGAAGCTATTAGAATCGTAAAAAATTTCATTCCggggtcgtcttcacactgttatGACTatagtcaactttccaacacttaagctctcatttagggactaagtgtcccaaaagtctccgaaactcaaaaccgaacgtaCCGGCAaaccaaaatagcagaaataaacttgggtaAAGTAGTTAACAGGGGATCGAGACGTAAATTCtaaaaacaaccggtcgggtcgttacaagttaTTGCAACCTCAGAGTCAGCGATAGCTGAAGAGAATAGGGCACTATGCCTTCGCGTgctggaaatgtgggacgcctggtccaATGGTAGAGAACCGCCAAGTGCCATACCCAGCTTCCCCGAGCTACTTCCCAGAGCAAGTGGAAATTCTAATGTCCCGATAAATTACCCGAATACCCCACTTGGATACCCCACCATCTCAACTCACTTCACCGGAGCACCTTCTGAGGTTTACCCCCAGGTAGTTTCGGGAGTGGCCTCCAACATATTTACCACACCACCAACCTCGGGCGCAGTACAACCAACTGTGCCCAGGTTAAGCTTTGATCCATCATCTTTCACTTTCCAAGTACCATCTTTTCCACCAGAACTTACTCATTTCACCACCGACTCTTACCCTCAATAACCCGGTACGAGTTTACCGCGGGACAGGAGAAGGCTACAAAGAaccccgagcaagaggaaattaACCAAAAACTGAGGAGCATGGAACAGAGCCTTAAGAATATAGAAGGCTTAAGTAGAGAAAAGAGCGTATCCTACGCTGATTTATGTATGTTCCCATATGTACATTTGCccctgggtttcaagaccccaaagttcgaaaaGTATGATGGGCACGGGGATGCCATAGCCTACctcaagagatattgcaaccaattaagaGGGGCAGGCGGAAAAGAAGAGCTCCTAATAGCTTATTTCAGAGAGAGTCTAGTTGGCATTGCATTtgagtggtacatggatcagGACATATCTCATTGGCACATTTGGGATGATCTGGCTCGAGATTTTGTCAGACAGTTTCAGTATAACATAGACATAGCTCATGACAGGAATTCTCTgtcgaatctcaagaagaagtcaTCGAAAagtttccgagaatatgctgTTAAATGGCACGAACAAGCGGCTAGTGT
Coding sequences within:
- the LOC138879268 gene encoding uncharacterized protein, whose amino-acid sequence is MEQSLKNIEGLSREKSVSYADLCMFPYVHLPLGFKTPKFEKYDGHGDAIAYLKRYCNQLRGAGGKEELLIAYFRESLVGIAFEWYMDQDISHWHIWDDLARDFVRQFQYNIDIAHDRNSLSNLKKKSSKSFREYAVKWHEQAASVKTPMDEMEMVSVFLQAQEVGYFQNIMFAMGKPFAEAIKIGEMVDNSVKIGRILSQSSIRATSQRWRWHLQV